From one Anopheles bellator chromosome 1, idAnoBellAS_SP24_06.2, whole genome shotgun sequence genomic stretch:
- the LOC131206478 gene encoding translation initiation factor eIF-2B subunit delta, producing MEGIASTVAGTMKKKRNRSYRKAKQKVESDQQNVADALHLATYAQQTPLAVKRDCLPAVSLNQDQPKFAVDSSSIKEPKSETFKQLIRKPSRHRKRKAKGSNEDPATNDRLDSLTVEEVFPSNYFQSQTVGHNEESSRPNPDFREPPKSKKEGLAVKNTLCFAGLENIHVGSLFPRSESALSSSIIKDICVDAIFPRLTFDSGVNKISSCKQISPLQYKVQNSLKEPKIKIDIAKEGLQHVGCEELFPGNQPVKSSCHSLTREDSNAASMNALPEVSKTDKSREQILAEREAKKAVKLAVKNKSKSKGATSEQQPSERRKQLQQHETKEKKSKQSAGAVWPLAKSDTDASICEKLKELHITDATSTDKPDESEPAASYVSAACMTQDQLAEGVSQYNSPNHRPGDKDSMSLAKPPKKTLTKAERRAIQEAQRAAKLGTQQTKKLEAVLPPVVTRTQEDYAKKLSSKSGIAKSVVRKNITSVGVAPPRKHIVNLFNHLHQPKMAAAEVINSPTIHPVVTKLGVRYAGGTVAGSKARCLALLNVVKQLIHDYETPPEKEFCRSFEETLNSAVVYLQRCRPFSVSMTNALRHVKMNTRQLDAKLSDSEQKEYLLEAIEAYIRDHMEKAEEAICISVQEKIYDGDVILTYGCSSLIKHILEEANRRSKAFRVIIVNARPREEENVMLEQLVRQGVSCMCVLINAVNYVMPEVTKVLVGAHALLANGSVMSRVGTAQIALVAKSYNVPVLVCCETHKFTERVQTDAFVYNELGNPNDLVLSPRTRDLAEAKPMLTGWETISSLTILNLHYDVTPPELVTAVVTEVAILPCTSVPVILRIKPSDVAY from the exons ATGGAGGGCATCGCTTCAACCGTGGCTGGGACAATGAAAAAG AAACGAAATCGGTCCTATCGAAAGGCAAAGCAGAAGGTGGAAAGTGATCAACAAAACGTTGCTGATGCTCTACATTTGGCAACTTACGCACAACAAACGCCTTTGGCCGTAAAACGAGACTGTCTGCCGGCAGTTTCTTTAAATCAGGATCAGCCAAAATTCGCTGTTGATTCTTCTTCCATCAAGGAACCTAAATCGGAAACTTTTAAACAACTGATACGGAAACCAAGTCGCCACCGtaaacggaaagcaaaaggCTCCAACGAGGATCCCGCAACAAACGATCGCTTGGATTCGCTTACAGTCGAGGAAGTGTTTCCTTCGAATTATTTCCAATCGCAAACCGTTGGACATAACGAAGAGAGTTCTAGACCAAACCCCGATTTTCGAGAGCCGCCCAAGAGCAAGAAAGAAGGATTGGCTGTAAAAAACACTCTCTGTTTTGCAGGACTTGAAAACATACATGTGGGGTCGTTGTTTCCCCGTTCCGAAAGCGCTTTATCGAGTTCAATAATTAAAGACATTTGTGTTGATGCCATTTTCCCTCGGCTCACCTTTGATAGTGGcgtaaataaaataagttCTTGCAAGCAGATTTCGCCGTTACAGTATAAAGTACAGAACTCTTTAAAAGAACCCAAGATCAAAATCGACATTGCAAAGGAAGGATTGCAGCACGTTGGCTGTGAGGAGTTATTTCCCGGCAACCAACCCGTTAAGTCATCCTGTCACAGTCTTACAAGAGAAGATAGTAACGCTGCAAGTATGAATGCTCTCCCGGAAGTGTCAAAAACGGATAAATCGCGTGAGCAAATTCTTGCTGAGCGTGAGGCCAAAAAAGCTGTTAAGCTggctgtaaaaaataaaagcaaatcgAAAGGCGCTACTAGTGAACAGCAACCATCGGAACGAAGGAAACAGCTACAACAAcatgaaacgaaagagaaaaagtcAAAACAGTCTGCAGGTGCCGTTTGGCCGTTGGCTAAGTCCGACACGGATGCAAGCATTTGTGAGAAATTGAAAGAATTACACATAACCGATGCAACATCCACGGATAAGCCAGACGAATCCGAGCCTGCTGCAAGTTATGTCTCTGCAGCCTGTATGACCCAGGACCAGCTGGCAGAAGGGGTATCACAATATAATAGTCCGAACCATCGTCCGGGTGATAAAGATTCGATGTCCTTAGCGAAGCCTCCAAAAAAGACACTGACTAAAGCGGAACGAAGAGCGATTCAGGAAGCACAGCGTGCAGCCAAACTTGGCACACAGCAGACTAAAAAACTAGAAGCTGTTCTACCGCCGGTTGTCACACGAACGCAAGAGGATTATGCAAAAAAGTTGTCATCGAAAAGCGGTATCGCGAAGTCTGTGGTTAGGAAGAACATCACAAGCGTTGGTGTCGCCCCACCGCGCAAGCATATTGTGAATCTTTTTAATCATCTCCACCAACCTAAGATGGCTGCGGCCGAGGTTATCAACTCTCCGACAATACATCCGGTTGTTACGAAGCTTGGCGTACGCTACGCCGGGGGTACGGTGGCCGGTTCGAAGGCACGCTGTCTGGCATTGCTGAATGTTGTGAAGCAATTAATACACGACTACGAGACACCCCCGGAGAAGGAGTTTTGTCGCAGCTTCGAGGAAACGCTGAATAGTGCTGTCGTCTATTTACAGCGTTGTcgccctttttcggtttcgatgacGAATGCCCTGCGTCACGTAAAGATGAACACTCGTCAGCTAGACGCAAAACTGTCCGACTCGGAACAGAAGGAATATCTGCTTGAAGCGATCGAGGCTTACATTCGCGATCACATGGAAAAGGCGGAGGAAGCGATCTGCATTTCGGTGCAGGAGAAAATCTACGATGGCGATGTCATTCTAACCTACGGATG CTCTTCACTCATCAAGCACATCCTCGAGGAAGCGAATCGTCGATCGAAAGCCTTTCGCGTGATAATTGTTAACGCACGACCACGCGAGGAAGAGAACGTAATGTTGGAGCAACTCGTACGTCAGGGCGTAAGCTGCATGTGCGTACTAATCAACGCCGTTAACTACGTGATGCCGGAAGTAACAAAAGTGTTAGTCGGAGCACACGCCTTGCTGGCGAACGGGTCTGTGATGAGCCGCGTCGGAACCGCACAGATTGCCCTCGTTGCCAAATCGTACAACGTGCCTGTACTAGTATGCTGCGAAACGCACAAATTTACTGAGCGTGTCCAAACGGACGCTTTCGTCTACAACGAGCTTG GAAATCCAAACGATCTAGTTCTATCCCCGAGGACGCGTGATTTAGCCGAGGCGAAGCCAATGCTGACCGGCTGGGAAACGATTAGTTCTTTGACTATTTTAAACCTTCACTACGATGTAACGCCGCCGGAGTTAGTGACGGCTGTCGTTACCGAGGTAGCGATTTTGCCCTGCACCAGCGTACCAGTGATTTTGCGTATAAAACCATCCGATGTAGCGTACTAA
- the LOC131215450 gene encoding transcription factor grauzone-like: MLIDQNLITKIDCVFYFKLTLDPQCSFLICAACRAIIEDFHAFVEQVKRNLVTLSEGSRLVKQPDPVKPAWNTIQLEILCESETTGSTPQNINVLSAHSLVEAFDKFHQSWMLEENVIKTGEETQAPEVRNLNLAKEALPEMKQHSVKNKQTFFKGSEISKVSKLTPSQAEAHIDSELTNDQLVLRHYDLSCDLCLTPLTDFGELRKHYRYEHNCSGYLLCCNKKIYKKCWMIEHLQLHLNPDAFRCLLCRKSYSSSKVLKEHTKEVHATAADRTLRCDTCQKAFVSKAHLNAHIMVAHGSVPCPDCGKVLASLGSLRKHRVAMHGEGEKHVCEVCARVFRTKQCFLVHRKHHEGRRMDSRVQCGVCSVWLTDKYCLTKHMRRMHTVADCSLEPCVVCGKQLRNKDALAYHMRRAHAATRYECELCHKRFKLLHYKREHIAIYHTGEALYGCPYCTQRFSTKNKQYLHRKTVHPAEYKAEVRKRVLRE, translated from the exons ATGCTGATTGATCAGAATCTGATTACTAAGATTGACTGTGTCTTTTACTTTAAG CTAACTTTAGATCCCCAATGTTCGTTCCTAATTTGTGCAGCGTGCAGGGCGATCATCGAGGACTTCCACGCCTTTGTTGAGCAAGTAAAGCGCAATCTGGTAACGCTGAGCGAGGGTTCAAGATTAGTAAAGCAACCAGATCCGGTGAAACCTGCATGGAATACGATTCAGTTGGAAATACTGTGCGAGTCAGAGACAACGGGTAGCACTCCACAAAACATCAATGTGCTTTCTGCCCATTCTCTTGTCGAAGCGTTTGATAAATTCCATCAGAGCTGGATGCTCGAAGAGAACGTCATTAAAACTGGCGAGGAAACACAAGCGCCTGAAGTCAGGAATCTTAATTTAGCGAAAGAAGCGTTGCCTGAAATGAAACAGCATTcagttaaaaataaacaaacgttCTTCAAAGGTAGCGAAATCAGCAAAGTCAGTAAACTTACACCCTCGCAGGCCGAAGCACACATCGATTCCGAGCTCACCAATGATCAGCTGGTACTGCGCCATTACGATTTGTCATGCGATCTTTGCTTGACACCATTAACGGATTTCGGTGAACTGCGAAAGCACTATCGCTACGAGCATAACTGCTCTGGGTATCTTCTTTGTTGTAACaagaaaatttacaaaaaatgcTGGATGATAGAACACCTCCAGCTGCACCTTAATCCCGATGCATTCCGTTGTTTGCTATGCCGTAAAAGTTACTCTTCAAGCAAAGTTCTGAAGGAGCACACCAAAGAGGTTCACGCAACAGCTGCTGATCGTACGTTGCGCTGTGACACTTGCCAGAAAGCGTTTGTCTCTAAAGCACACCTCAATGCACATATAATGGTAGCTCACGGATCAGTTCCGTGTCCTGATTGCGGGAAAGTGTTGGCGAGCCTTGGATCGCTTCGTAAGCATCGCGTTGCAATGCACGGCGAGGGAGAGAAGCACGTGTGTGAAGTGTGTGCACGAGTATTTCGCACAAAACAGTGCTTTTTGGTGCATCGCAAGCATCACGAAGGCCGGCGGATGGATAGCAGGGTCCAGTGTGGCGTATGCTCAGTTTGGCTAACGGATAAATATTGTCTCACGAAGCATATGCGACGCAtgcacacggtggccgactgTTCGTTGGAACCTTGCGTCGTCTGTGGCAAACAGCTACGCAATAAGGACGCTTTGGCCTACCATATGCGCCGCGCACATGCTGCAACTCGCTACGAGTGTGAACTTTGCCATAAGCGCTTCAAATTACTACACTACAAACGG GAACACATAGCCATATACCATACCGGTGAGGCGCTGTATGGCTGCCCGTATTGCACACAACGTTTTAGCACGAAAAACAAGCAATATCTGCACCGAAAAACAGTTCACCCGGCAGAATACAAAGCGGAAGTTAGGAAACGCGTTCTGAGAGAGTAG